The following proteins are encoded in a genomic region of Streptococcus sp. 29892:
- a CDS encoding DeoR/GlpR family DNA-binding transcription regulator, with amino-acid sequence MDILKSERKQVILERIQAQQFVRLEELVDILATSESTVRRDLDELENEGKLRRVHGGAEAPANLQLEESILEKSVKNVQEKRMIAERAAQLIMDGDVIFVDAGTTTGVLIDYLQQENLTVVTNSIHHAVKLVERKIKTIIIGGFVKQSTDASVGALALEQIRQLNFDKAFLGMNGIDKNYFTTPDIEEATIKRTIIDNAKESYVLADASKIGQFSFAKVAAIEKANIICQSSESSLLDIIKEKTRVIEV; translated from the coding sequence TTGGACATTCTCAAATCAGAACGCAAGCAAGTCATATTAGAACGCATTCAAGCACAACAATTTGTCCGCTTGGAAGAATTGGTTGACATTCTAGCAACATCTGAATCCACTGTTCGTAGGGATTTGGACGAGTTAGAAAATGAAGGAAAACTTCGAAGAGTACATGGCGGTGCGGAAGCACCAGCTAATTTGCAACTGGAAGAATCCATTCTGGAAAAATCTGTCAAAAACGTTCAAGAAAAACGGATGATTGCTGAAAGAGCAGCACAGTTAATCATGGACGGCGATGTGATTTTTGTAGACGCAGGGACGACAACCGGTGTCTTGATTGACTATCTCCAACAGGAAAATCTAACAGTCGTGACCAATTCCATTCACCATGCTGTCAAGTTGGTTGAACGCAAGATAAAGACCATTATTATAGGTGGTTTTGTTAAACAATCAACCGATGCTTCAGTAGGTGCCTTGGCTTTGGAACAAATTCGACAGCTCAATTTTGATAAGGCCTTTCTGGGAATGAATGGTATTGATAAAAACTACTTTACAACGCCAGACATTGAAGAAGCGACCATCAAACGTACTATCATAGACAATGCAAAAGAAAGCTATGTTCTAGCAGATGCGTCGAAGATTGGTCAATTCTCCTTTGCCAAGGTTGCAGCCATCGAAAAAGCCAATATTATCTGTCAATCTTCGGAGAGCAGTTTGTTGGACATCATAAAAGAGAAAACGAGGGTAATCGAGGTATGA
- a CDS encoding PTS fructose transporter subunit IIABC, with amino-acid sequence MKIQDVLKKDVMLLDLQATSKEAVIDEMIASLVEKGYVTDFDVFKTGIMNREAQTTTGLGDGIAMPHAKNAAVKEATVLFAKSNKGVDYASLDGQPTDLFFMIAAPEGANDTHLAALAELSKYLMKAGFADRLRAATNPEEVIAVFDTAEAADKAAEEVVAAPSGDRPFIVAVTACTTGIAHTYMAEEALKKQAAEMGVDIKVETNGASGVGNKLTAEDIKNAAGVIIAADKAVDMPRFNGKPLVSRPVAAGIKQAEELINIILDGKASTYTATEGAATVESSEKLSLGKAFYKHLMSGVSQMLPFVIGGGILIALAFLFDNLLGVPSDSLGSLGSYNEIAAMFMKIGGAAFGFMLPLLAGYIAYSIAEKPGLVAGFVAGAIASSGLAFGKIPYAAGGEETLALAGVSSGFLGALVGGFLAGGVVLVLRNALRNMPKSLQGLNAILLLPLLGTAITGFLMFFVNIPMAAINTGMNNFLAGLEGSSAILLGLVLGGMMAVDMGGPVNKAAYVFGTGTLAATVADGGSVAMAAVMAGGMVPPLAVFVATLLFKNKFTQEERNSGLTNIVMGLSFITEGAIPFGAADPARAIPSFIAGSALAGALVGLSGIQLMAPHGGIFVIALTSNPLLYILYVLIGAVVSGILYGALRQAK; translated from the coding sequence ATGAAAATTCAAGACGTTTTGAAAAAAGATGTCATGTTGCTTGATTTGCAAGCGACAAGCAAGGAAGCAGTCATCGATGAAATGATTGCTAGCTTGGTAGAAAAAGGATACGTAACTGATTTTGATGTATTCAAAACAGGTATTATGAACCGTGAAGCACAGACAACAACAGGTCTTGGCGACGGTATTGCAATGCCACACGCTAAGAATGCGGCTGTCAAAGAAGCAACTGTTCTCTTTGCTAAATCAAACAAGGGCGTTGACTATGCAAGTCTTGACGGTCAACCAACTGACTTGTTCTTCATGATTGCGGCTCCAGAAGGTGCTAACGACACCCACTTGGCTGCCCTTGCGGAATTGTCTAAATACTTGATGAAAGCTGGTTTTGCTGATAGACTTCGTGCGGCAACAAATCCTGAAGAAGTGATTGCAGTCTTCGATACAGCAGAAGCAGCAGATAAAGCGGCTGAAGAAGTGGTTGCCGCTCCAAGTGGCGACCGTCCATTTATCGTTGCAGTTACAGCATGTACAACAGGTATTGCCCACACCTACATGGCAGAAGAAGCTCTTAAGAAGCAAGCTGCTGAGATGGGTGTTGACATCAAGGTTGAAACAAACGGTGCGTCTGGGGTTGGTAACAAACTAACCGCTGAAGACATTAAGAATGCAGCAGGTGTAATCATCGCAGCAGATAAGGCTGTTGATATGCCTCGTTTCAATGGGAAACCATTGGTATCTCGTCCAGTTGCTGCTGGTATCAAACAAGCAGAAGAATTGATTAACATCATCTTGGACGGTAAAGCGTCAACTTATACAGCGACAGAAGGAGCAGCTACTGTGGAATCTTCAGAAAAACTTAGCCTTGGTAAAGCATTCTATAAACACTTGATGAGTGGTGTTTCTCAAATGTTGCCATTCGTTATTGGTGGCGGTATCTTGATTGCCCTTGCTTTCTTGTTTGATAATTTGCTCGGTGTACCAAGCGACAGCCTTGGTAGCCTAGGTTCATACAACGAAATCGCAGCTATGTTCATGAAGATTGGTGGAGCAGCCTTTGGCTTCATGTTGCCACTTCTTGCAGGTTACATTGCTTACTCAATCGCTGAAAAACCAGGTTTGGTTGCTGGTTTCGTAGCTGGTGCAATTGCTAGTAGCGGTCTTGCTTTTGGTAAAATCCCTTACGCAGCTGGTGGTGAAGAAACCCTTGCTCTTGCAGGTGTATCATCTGGTTTCTTGGGTGCCCTCGTTGGTGGTTTTCTAGCTGGTGGTGTAGTTCTTGTTCTTCGCAACGCTTTGCGTAACATGCCAAAATCACTCCAAGGTTTGAATGCAATCTTGCTCTTGCCACTTTTGGGTACAGCTATCACTGGTTTCTTGATGTTCTTCGTAAACATCCCAATGGCAGCTATCAACACTGGTATGAACAACTTCCTTGCAGGTCTTGAAGGTAGCTCTGCTATTCTCCTTGGACTTGTCCTCGGTGGAATGATGGCAGTCGATATGGGTGGTCCAGTCAACAAGGCGGCTTATGTCTTCGGTACAGGTACGCTTGCAGCAACTGTTGCAGACGGTGGTTCTGTAGCGATGGCGGCAGTTATGGCAGGTGGTATGGTTCCACCATTGGCAGTCTTTGTCGCAACTCTCTTGTTCAAGAACAAGTTCACGCAAGAAGAGCGTAACTCAGGTTTGACAAACATTGTTATGGGTCTGTCATTCATCACTGAAGGTGCCATTCCATTTGGTGCTGCTGACCCAGCTCGTGCAATCCCAAGCTTTATCGCAGGTTCTGCCCTTGCAGGTGCCTTGGTAGGTTTGTCAGGTATCCAATTGATGGCTCCACACGGTGGAATCTTCGTTATCGCTTTGACTTCAAATCCATTGCTTTACATCCTTTATGTATTGATTGGTGCAGTAGTTTCAGGTATTCTCTACGGAGCTCTTCGTCAAGCTAAATAA
- the pfkB gene encoding 1-phosphofructokinase, producing the protein MIYTVTLNPAIDYIVRLDRVETGSVNRMESDDKYAGGKGINVSRVLKRLGYPNTATGFLGGFTGQFIKDGLVAEGIDTDFVQVDQDTRINVKIKADQETEINGLGPIVTDTQLAELEMVLAGLTKDDTVVFAGSAPASLGNEVYNKLIPVAKKAGAQVVCDFEGQTLLDSLAYQPLLVKPNNHELEAIFNVELKGIADIETYAKKILDMGAQNVIISMAGDGALLVTPTATYFAKPIKGMVKNSVGAGDSMVAGFTGEYVRSQDPIEALKWGVACGTATAFSDDLASIEFIKETYEKVEVETL; encoded by the coding sequence ATGATTTATACTGTTACGCTCAATCCAGCTATTGACTACATTGTTCGACTTGATAGAGTTGAAACAGGCAGTGTCAATCGTATGGAGAGCGACGATAAGTATGCCGGCGGTAAGGGAATTAACGTTAGTCGTGTTTTGAAGCGATTGGGCTATCCGAATACAGCAACGGGTTTCCTTGGCGGATTCACTGGTCAGTTCATCAAAGATGGATTGGTTGCTGAAGGCATTGATACCGATTTTGTTCAGGTGGACCAAGATACGCGGATTAACGTGAAAATCAAAGCCGACCAAGAAACAGAAATCAACGGTTTGGGTCCGATTGTGACAGATACACAGTTGGCAGAACTAGAAATGGTTTTGGCTGGCTTGACTAAAGATGACACAGTTGTCTTTGCTGGTTCAGCACCAGCTAGCCTTGGAAATGAAGTGTATAATAAGCTAATTCCAGTGGCTAAAAAAGCAGGGGCTCAAGTAGTTTGTGACTTTGAAGGGCAAACTCTTCTGGATTCACTTGCTTACCAACCGCTTTTGGTTAAACCAAATAACCACGAGTTGGAAGCTATTTTCAATGTTGAATTGAAGGGGATAGCTGACATTGAAACCTACGCTAAGAAAATCTTAGATATGGGAGCTCAGAACGTTATCATTTCTATGGCAGGGGATGGGGCTTTGTTGGTTACTCCGACAGCAACCTACTTTGCCAAACCAATCAAGGGAATGGTGAAAAATTCTGTCGGTGCTGGAGATTCCATGGTGGCAGGGTTTACTGGCGAATACGTTCGCTCACAAGATCCAATCGAAGCCCTTAAATGGGGAGTTGCTTGCGGTACGGCAACAGCCTTTTCAGATGATTTGGCAAGTATCGAATTTATTAAGGAAACTTATGAAAAAGTTGAGGTAGAAACACTATGA
- a CDS encoding pyridoxal phosphate-dependent aminotransferase: MKRQVFEDYQPYKIKHKARFDLGNNENRIIDWSFLPQKTLESLEVGQLSFYGDNTYSELIEKYATYLGVNPRQVTVGVGSDHLIHMIVSTFMEKDDTFLTVNPDFFMYETYNQMHGSRFEAIELEEKDGTLVLPVDNLLARAQETNAKILMLSNPNNPSSVAYSMEDLERLATSFKGLLVIDEAYIEFAEVESFLSRLEGYENVLVLRTLSKAFGLAGLRVGFAVGSEELIYELDKVIPPFSLSNLTAHMATVALDYKDKVTETVETIVKLRQEMIAFLEQLEDCHVLPSQTSFVTFKALWAEVFHRQALAKDWNFKYYPTGKLAGYIRLSIGRPEEMAMLKEMVKSMIERGTIS, translated from the coding sequence ATGAAACGTCAGGTATTTGAAGACTACCAACCTTATAAAATAAAACATAAGGCTAGATTTGACTTGGGAAATAATGAAAATCGCATTATTGATTGGTCCTTTTTACCGCAAAAGACCTTAGAGAGCTTAGAAGTTGGTCAATTGAGCTTTTACGGTGACAATACTTACTCAGAGTTGATTGAGAAATATGCGACCTATCTTGGAGTAAATCCCAGACAGGTGACGGTGGGAGTTGGCTCCGACCACCTCATTCATATGATTGTTTCCACCTTTATGGAGAAGGATGATACATTCTTGACGGTCAATCCTGATTTCTTCATGTATGAAACCTATAACCAGATGCATGGTAGCCGGTTTGAAGCCATTGAATTGGAAGAGAAAGATGGGACCTTGGTTTTGCCAGTTGACAACTTGTTGGCGCGTGCTCAAGAAACCAATGCGAAAATTCTCATGCTTTCCAACCCAAACAATCCATCATCGGTTGCCTATTCCATGGAAGATTTGGAAAGGTTAGCGACTTCTTTCAAGGGATTGCTGGTTATTGACGAGGCCTATATTGAATTTGCAGAAGTTGAGAGCTTTCTCAGTCGCCTTGAAGGATATGAGAATGTTTTGGTCTTGCGTACACTTTCCAAGGCCTTTGGTCTAGCAGGTTTGCGAGTTGGTTTTGCGGTTGGAAGTGAAGAGCTTATTTATGAATTGGACAAGGTCATTCCACCTTTTAGTCTATCCAATTTAACGGCTCATATGGCTACAGTTGCCTTGGATTACAAAGATAAAGTAACAGAAACGGTTGAAACAATTGTCAAACTGCGTCAAGAAATGATTGCTTTTTTAGAACAATTAGAAGATTGTCATGTCCTGCCAAGTCAGACCAGTTTTGTGACCTTTAAGGCACTGTGGGCAGAAGTGTTTCACCGGCAAGCTTTGGCAAAAGATTGGAATTTCAAGTACTATCCAACAGGGAAATTAGCAGGTTACATTCGACTGTCCATTGGCCGGCCAGAAGAGATGGCTATGCTTAAAGAGATGGTCAAATCAATGATAGAGAGGGGAACAATTTCGTAA